The following nucleotide sequence is from Triticum dicoccoides isolate Atlit2015 ecotype Zavitan chromosome 7B, WEW_v2.0, whole genome shotgun sequence.
CCCGTGTGCATTGTTCATCTTGATTGGCGCATTTCAGTTCCCAATGTTTACCCGGTCGATCTCTTTGAACGCATCTGGGCCGTCGATCGGTTGGAGCGTCTTGGAATCTCGCGCTATTTCAAGCAAGAAATCAAACAGTGCTTggactatgttcacaggtttaatttCTCCTTCATAACTGTGTGTTGTTAACAATAGCATGGTAATCTTAAACTTTTGGTCGCTTCATGAGGAAGGTTTCTTCTAACCTCTTTACTCACGCTTTAGGCACTGGACTGATGAGGGGATTTCCTGGGCGAGGAACTCCACTGTAATAGACGTGGATGACACATCCATGGCGTTCCGGCTGCTGCGGCTACATGGATACGATGTCTCCCCTAGTATGACCCCGCTTTTTCATGCAAATCCAAATATTGTATCGTGCTGTACATACTCCGcagagtaataaatcatatcacaaACAAAACTAACATTTTGATTAATTCGCAGCTGTATTTGAGAAGTTTGAGAAGGACGGGGAGTTCTTCTGTTTCGTGGGGCAATCAACACAAGCAGTCACTGGGATGTACAACCTGAACAGGGCCTCTCAGGTAAGGTTCCCCGGAGAGGACTTGTTGCAGCATGCAGGGAGATTCTCGTATGAGTTCCTGAGAGAAAGGGAAGCCCGTGGCACGATTCGAGACAAATGGATCATTGCTAAGGATCTACCAGGCGAGGTAAACACGTCCATCCTGCCAATCAGTCGGTTTAGATGGACTAGGAAGTAAACATAACTCTCACAATCTTTGGCTTGATTGCTGATGACActtgagagtttttttttgaaACCATTAAAGAATTATACTTGATATTTCCATATACAATAGGACTATTTAAACACTCTCTTGTTAACATATTAAAAAAACTTATTATCTTATTTTTGTGAAACAAACTAACCTTATCTGGATACGAACAAGAATATAAGTACCTTTATGTATGATTATAGGTAAAGTATACACTGGACTTCCCATGGTATGCAAGCTTACCGCGTGTAGAAGCAAGAGTCTACCTAGATCAATATGGTGGTGATAATGATGTCTGGATTGGAAAGACACTCTACAGGTAAAAAATGGTTGAATTCCAACAATTGGTTCATTCCATACTTGTTGAGGAAAGATCCCAGAGTTGATATGCTGAATGGTTTTGGCAGGATGCCACTTGTGAACAACAACACCTATCTTGAGTTGGCAAAGCGTGATTTCAATCGCTGCCAAGTCCAACATCAGCTTGAGTGGCATGGCCTACAAAAGTACTCATTAATCTCATGTAACATCTTGTTAATTACGTCCTATTTTTCCTGCATAACATGTCTTCCTATGTATTTAGGTGGTTTACTGAGAATGGCCTCGAGACTTTTGGGGTGACTTTAAGAGATGTTTTGAGAGTTTATTTTCTAGCCGCCGCTTGCATTTTCGAGCCAAGCCGTGCCACCGAGCGACTTGCATGGGCCAAGGTGTCAGTGCTGGCCAACATTATTACTAAATACCTTCATAGCGATTTGTCGGGTAATGAAATGATGGAACGGTTTATGCAAGGCGGTATCTATGAAGGAAATAGTAATATATCATGGTGAGCATATTAACTGAGCATCGCTACTCAATCTAAACCATCACACCAAATGATAAATATTTACATGCTTAACTGGATCCCTTTGGCCAATTGTTCTTTTGATAAGAAAAATAGCAAATTAATATACTAGTAATTTGGTAGATGATTCCCACAGGTGGACAGTTGTGATGCAAACATAAAATCCACTATCTTAGAAATTAAGACCTTTAAACTTGTATATGTAGCTTTTTTTTTGCTTACGAGGGATGATGTAATCTTTAAACACTGCTATTTAATCCATTGCTGTGCCATTATGAAAACATGGACTTCCGATTATAATGTCTTTTCATTTTTTTAATATGGTTCACATGACACAATTTGTCCATCCAGGCATAAAGGAGGTGCAAAAGAGGACATTCTTGTCGGGGCATTTGAGCAACTTATTGATTTATTGGCACAAGAGGCACTACCTGTTGGTGAAGGACCAGTGTACATCAACAATTTGTTACGCTGTGCTGTAAGTTGAACGACCAATTGCCCCTTTCCTTAGAGTTATTAATTGCTAGAATGTTCTCTTGGTAAACATTCTAATATATTTCTTTGGGCCTCTAGTGGATCGAATGGATGATGCAACAGAAAAACAGAGAGGATGACACCTTCGGTTCAGGTGTTGTTCAAGCTGGGCCGTGCATGGTTCATGATAAACAAACATGTTTGCTTCTAGTCAAAATTATTGAGATTTGTGGTGGACGAACTGGTGAAGCATCATCGATGATAAACACCATGGATGGTGCCTGGTTTATTCAACTTGCGTCCTCTATTTGTGACAACCTTCACCACAAGATGTTACTTTCTGAGGTAGCTCTTTTACGCTCAAATATATGTTTGCCATATTTTctagtgaactactccctccgttccaaaatagatgggtcatctattttggaacggagggagtacatggttgATGGTGTTTTTCCCATTTCAAGAACTGAACACAATGACAGATCACTGAAGTATTTTCACCCTTTCTTGGTTACTTGCGTGCAATGAATAACTCAAGCGTGCTAtcaagcaagctccaaaacattacGGATCTCATGCTAGTTTTGGCTTGTAAATTAGCTTATAATAACTTCTTTTAATTCGGCGCTAGAATTCATCGTCTTTCTTTTGTACCTGCTCCATGCAAGCAATATTGCCATGTACATACATACCAACTATGAATCAACACCTTTTTGTTAGAAACAGAGCCACACATTAGACATCTATCAAACTAACTATGCAATTTATTTACAGGACACCAAAAGGAACGAGGCGGCAATGAGCCACATGGACGAGAGAATTGAGGCAGGCATGCAGGAACTCACCCAGAATGTCCTCCAGGCGCACGGTGATGGGACGAGCAGCGACACGAAGCAGACCTTGTTGAGCGTCGTGAGGAGCTGTTACTACGCCGCTAACTGCCCTCCCCATGTGTTCGATGGACATGTCTCCAAGGTCATTTTCGAACATGTGTTttgaaggaaagaaagaagaaatTGTCATGCAATGGTAGGAATGGGTGGAGGTGGGATCTGTATGTGCCGTACATCGAAAATAATGTTGTAAGGAGTGctagtgaaagaaaacaacttgATTAATGCTGTAAGGAGTGCTAATTATTAAAGGTTGCACTATATTTCATTATTAAAGGAAGAGGCCACACAACAGTACTGGGCCTTCGCCTGTGCTCCGGCGACTAGGCCAAATTCATCAGCTCGTGCAAACATCATCAACGGACGAAAAAAAATTAGATATTTCATATTgaatagtcccaccttgctccaCAAAACTGAATCTTGCCAATTTCTATATGTTCAATGTTGATGTCTGTCGTGAGCTAATTAAATAagatctcttttttttttgcggaatAATTAAACGGGATCTCTAACATGCAAGGAAATCGTGAGTGTATGTGGGCTGCCTGGTATTTAAACTTTGCATTGTGCATATTATGAAAGGAATGATTGTGCATGGGCTCGAAAAAAGTGCATAATTAAAGATGAAGGGTTACGGGTGGAGTAAATTCGATGAAAAATTGTGGGCTGAAAAAAAGAGCATTATTAAAGATGAAGGGTTATGGTTGGAGTACATTGAATGAAAATTTGTGGACATGAGAAAACTGCAAGGAATGATTGTGGGCTAGAAAATGCATAATTAACAGTAAGAATTGTGGGCTGGAGTAAATTGAGTGAAAAATTGTGGGCGACAATGCCTCAAATCTAAAACCCAGCTCCAAGGCGAGAAGAAGATAGAGGAAACGGAACTCCCCGCCCCCTGTGAGATAGAGCAGCAGGTAAGCGGCACGTTTTTGTTGCTATCAAGCTTCGATCAACGTCTCGAGATTAACATAGCTGACCATAATGTCTCCTCACACTAAACaaaaaaaaaaataaaataaatccagaaaagcgcGAGGATGAGTGTCAAGCATGGGATTTGAACCTAGTGGTCTGGTTCCACCACAAATAAACTAGCTATCTGAGCTATGTTCGGTTCGCGTCATTTTTGTCCAGTGTTGCAATATGCACATTTGCATATGTAGAATTTAAATAGGATAGAGAAATGGTCAGCAAGCGGTCAACTTGGTAAGCTGTCAACAAAAAGTTATAATCAAGGATAAAAAAACGGTCACGTCTCGCTTGTTGCGAGATGGACGCTTGACCTGCCTACATTGCGAGACTAATCGGTCAGGCCCAGCTAACGCCTACAGCTTCtacagtatgtatgtatgtacatTTTTTCTgagttttttatttatatttttgtttTCTCTTTATATTTATAAATTCTGAAAATGCTGTAAAATATGTCTGTTATCTTCTTACTTTTACTTTTACTAGCAaaatggcccgtgcgttgcaatgggaaaaAAAATCTCTAATGATCTTGACCACATTTTACTGCATCATAGAGATATACTATCAATCTCTTGTTCgagaaatcatgaacaatttttcaaaatcatgaaaatATTTTTAAACTCCTGAGCATACCTGAAATCTTGAAtgcttttgaaattcatgaacatttttacagattttcgaacattttctaaaattaagattttttttgaattcatgaacattttatactatttgaaAATACATATTTTTTAAGTTGTGAACATATTGAAAACATTGTTCTTGAGTAGGTTTATAAATATGGGGATGATGTTTTTGGAAATTGGGGATAACTTTTaaaattcaagaacattttttttATAATTGCAAGATCATTTTTTGAGTGAGCGAACATTTTATGAAtcaataaactattttgtaagtcacgaACAGTTTTTAAATTATTAGAATATTTTTTATTCATGAACATTGTATCAATTGGCGAAATTTGGTTCAATTTTATTAACATATTTTAATAAAAAatctattttttaaaaaatatgaacaCTCTCTGAATCCACAAACATTTATGAAATATTAAAAAATTATTTCAAAAATCTCATTTTATTCACTTACAGAATTTTTTTGAACTTCCAATTTATTTAAAGTATAAAAAACAAAgacaaaaaggaaaacaaaaaataaaaacaaaatttttaaaAACAGGCCTCCCAgacatgggccggcccaaacaGGTGTGTAGTATCTTCTTCCAGCGGGCACAAAATCACTAAATAAGAAGTACTCCTTTCAAACATCACTCCCACTTTCTCAGGTTGTGACAAATGACGTACTGCATGCGTGCCATTTGTCGCAACCTGATAGTTTTCACTTTTTTTCCTAcattcgtttattcaaaatgttttatgtcTTATAAACCGTGGGTCCAAATATCGAGCCGTTTTCACCATTAGATTcctcgcatcgagatcttcaaaactactccctccgttctgaattacttgtcgcaggtacggagggagtagatcataTGTTATGGGTTTTGACGAATTTGTTTTCATGAAAAAACAGACAAAAAACCGAACTGGGGCAcactttttttcctttccgaaagaggcacggtcgtgcctccagtgaaagcacaatcgtgcctctggcggaagaaaaaaaatcagaagacacattttttttgttttcaagaggcacggctgtggctctcgcgaaagcaaaattaCGGATCTCgtagaaggaaaaaacagaaaacacattttttcccgttctcgagaggcacgggcgtgcctcttacggaagaagaaaaacaaaaaaaaacgtgttttttgtcGTTTCCAAGAGGCATGGCCGTGCTTCTCGCGAAAACACAACCGTTCCTTttgcagaagcaaaaccgtgccttcaGTGGAagacaaaaaaacagaaaacatgtttttttcttctatttttgagaggcatggccgagcctcttgcaaaagcaaaaccgtgcctctcgctgaAGCAAAACCATACCTCTCGCTGAAGCAAAAAATCATGTTTTTTCGCGCaaaaagaaaaataattcaagttttttTAATCCAAAAGATAAGGAAGACAGGTGGAAAACCAAAAActcaaaaatcaaaaaaaaaaaaaataacCGTTTCAAAAGCCGATGAAGTAATACTTTGAAATTTTAGGGGCAATTTGGATGAAGTAGAATCAGAGGCAATAGCCCCTTTATTATGACGTAGGTATAGATTtataaaatgaaatatattgtcatTAAATTCAGAAAAAGAAAACATCGTACATTAAAAAAGATCATGCAGTGTAAAATTTGCTCACATAATTCTTAAAAATGTTTGTATTATTAAAAAAACGTCTATTACATTTAATAAATATCCACCCGTTTGAAAAACTGTGATGCCATTTTTGAAATATATCGTGTAATGTACAGCTATGTTCACGTCATTCGCAATAAATGTTGATTAAATGTAATATTTTGTTGCAGCAATTTTGGAAAAATGTCCATGACCTATGAAAACTGTTCACCATATACTCCAAGCAGGTTTGCAATGTATTTATAAGACATTAACCGTGTATTTTAAATGTTCaatatatattaaaaaatgttcaacgtgCATTTGAAGAAGAAATCAATGTGTACCTAAAAGAAATAACgtgcattcaaaaaatgttctttgtGTATCTGAGAACAGATGTTTAACttgtattcaaaaaatattcaacatGTACCAAAATGTTCAATTTTGTGTCAAGAAAATGATTAATGTGTATTAAAATATTTGTACACAAAATCTGAGCTTAAAAAAatcttgaatttgaaaaaaatggaaaatgaaaaaataaaacataaatgttcaatgtgtatttaaaaaatTGTTTAGCGTGTATCAGAAAAATGTTCAACCTATGTACTAAAAATGCTAAACAGGCACAAAAAGTTTACATGTATTTGataaactaaaataaataaataaatagaaaacagataaAATCCAATAGAGAAAAACACAAAACATAAGAAGAAAAAGAGACGAAAGACCAACCAGAAGGTTCCTAAAACAACCCCAACTCTCATGTGGAAGGTTCCTAAAACCACTTAAATAGGTCAGCCTAGTCACCAGACCCTATAGGCAGTAAAAAGACCCATCTCACAGTAAGTGAAACATAACTCTCGCGAAAAAACCGCATCGTCTCTAGAAATCATAGACATCAGGCACCTCTTCATCAGCTCCCCACCAATTGGACCACGGGTCCGCTCCT
It contains:
- the LOC119338716 gene encoding ent-copalyl diphosphate synthase 1, chloroplastic-like isoform X1; its protein translation is MQLHLSPPAWVPSGYGHGPRPRALVVKGPCRFRGKGDAALVETAGSRVALQIAQATSVSSANGLQMNVVRNDIQVLERTEEQCELDDCCVIPGTEFEQPLVDQVRMMLGSMSDGEINVSAYDTAWVALVPSLDDCDSPQFPTTLRWILDNQLPDGSWGDAALFSAYDQVINTLACVVALTKWSLGPDKCRRGLSFLEENVWRLAEEDLESMPIGFEIVFPSLLEVAKSLGIGFPYDHHALQRIYANREVKLKRIPMEMMHRIPTSILHSLEGMPGVDWQKILRLQSSDGSFLYSPSATACALMQTGDEKCFEYIDRIVKKFNGVPNVYPVDLFERIWAVDRLERLGISRYFKQEIKQCLDYVHRHWTDEGISWARNSTVIDVDDTSMAFRLLRLHGYDVSPTVFEKFEKDGEFFCFVGQSTQAVTGMYNLNRASQVRFPGEDLLQHAGRFSYEFLREREARGTIRDKWIIAKDLPGEVKYTLDFPWYASLPRVEARVYLDQYGGDNDVWIGKTLYRMPLVNNNTYLELAKRDFNRCQVQHQLEWHGLQKWFTENGLETFGVTLRDVLRVYFLAAACIFEPSRATERLAWAKVSVLANIITKYLHSDLSGNEMMERFMQGGIYEGNSNISWHKGGAKEDILVGAFEQLIDLLAQEALPVGEGPVYINNLLRCAWIEWMMQQKNREDDTFGSGVVQAGPCMVHDKQTCLLLVKIIEICGGRTGEASSMINTMDGAWFIQLASSICDNLHHKMLLSEDTKRNEAAMSHMDERIEAGMQELTQNVLQAHGDGTSSDTKQTLLSVVRSCYYAANCPPHVFDGHVSKVIFEHVF
- the LOC119338716 gene encoding ent-copalyl diphosphate synthase 1, chloroplastic-like isoform X2, which codes for MNVVRNDIQVLERTEEQCELDDCCVIPGTEFEQPLVDQVRMMLGSMSDGEINVSAYDTAWVALVPSLDDCDSPQFPTTLRWILDNQLPDGSWGDAALFSAYDQVINTLACVVALTKWSLGPDKCRRGLSFLEENVWRLAEEDLESMPIGFEIVFPSLLEVAKSLGIGFPYDHHALQRIYANREVKLKRIPMEMMHRIPTSILHSLEGMPGVDWQKILRLQSSDGSFLYSPSATACALMQTGDEKCFEYIDRIVKKFNGVPNVYPVDLFERIWAVDRLERLGISRYFKQEIKQCLDYVHRHWTDEGISWARNSTVIDVDDTSMAFRLLRLHGYDVSPTVFEKFEKDGEFFCFVGQSTQAVTGMYNLNRASQVRFPGEDLLQHAGRFSYEFLREREARGTIRDKWIIAKDLPGEVKYTLDFPWYASLPRVEARVYLDQYGGDNDVWIGKTLYRMPLVNNNTYLELAKRDFNRCQVQHQLEWHGLQKWFTENGLETFGVTLRDVLRVYFLAAACIFEPSRATERLAWAKVSVLANIITKYLHSDLSGNEMMERFMQGGIYEGNSNISWHKGGAKEDILVGAFEQLIDLLAQEALPVGEGPVYINNLLRCAWIEWMMQQKNREDDTFGSGVVQAGPCMVHDKQTCLLLVKIIEICGGRTGEASSMINTMDGAWFIQLASSICDNLHHKMLLSEDTKRNEAAMSHMDERIEAGMQELTQNVLQAHGDGTSSDTKQTLLSVVRSCYYAANCPPHVFDGHVSKVIFEHVF